Genomic segment of Benincasa hispida cultivar B227 chromosome 1, ASM972705v1, whole genome shotgun sequence:
AAATTCGTCTTTATCACCACAGTCAAAGAAACACAATAACAATAGACTCTAATTACACGTGGCACGATACCAAAGGATTATCCAAAGCGATTGCACCATAAGCGCATAACACAGAGCCAAAACCTCTTGATTTCGTTAGTTTAAAGAAGATCCGTTGAAACCAACAGAGAGTCTCCATCAAGCTCTCGAAAATCCCCATTCAATGGCTTCCCAATCACAGGCTTCTTCTCTTGCCTCCCGAATATGCTCCGATATTGCTTCCATCTTCTCCAAACCCACCCAACCCCACGCGCCGCCGCTGGACCTCTTGGTCTCCGAGCTCTCCTCTGCCGCAGCACGGAAGGCCCGGGTGTTCCTTTACGGCGTCGGCCGTGAGGGCCTAATGCTAAAAGCCCTCTGTATGCGGCTTGCTCATCTTGGCCTCTCGTCGCACCAGGTTTTTGACATGAACGCGCCCCCAATCGCCGCTCCTGACCTCCTAATTGCGTCGGCCGGCCCCGGTGGATTTTCGACCGTGGATGCGATTTGCTCCGTGGCCAGATCCAACGGCGGTAGAGTTTTGCTTCTAACGGCCCAGCCGGAGAACGGCTCGTCTGTGAAGTACGCCGATGTGATTTGCTACGTTCCGGCTCAGACCATGGCGGACGATGAGGAATCGGCGGCCAAATGTCGACCTCTGCTTCCGATGGGGAGTTTGTATGAAGGAGCTCTGTTTGTTTTGTTTGAGATGGTGGTGTATCGGTTGGGTGAGGTGTTGGGAGAGAGCCCTGAGGCCGTCCGATCACGCCACACCAATCTTGAATGAATGGATCAGATTCAGCCAGAGCGTGGTTGGATTTTTgctctaaatttaaataaagaattgttttgttatatatttcAAATGTGGATGCCGGAGTTGAagtcttaattttatgaaaatttagatataaattcatacaattttaattttgatgaatatttttaaaaaaattataaaaataaaaaattcaaaaaataaatttaaattagaaaataaatcttttataatttttagacaagttaacatattatttttattatagttatattagtgatattttgttatttaattatatttcgtAGATTTTTCTATGATATAATAGAAATATCGATTCATTCTTCATGTTAATATCAAACTCATAGAAACgtgaaaatattgatgaaaatattgacatgtcgacaaaaatttaatattatagttatatatatatacacatcttttttttatgaatatatTTTAGGGAGGTGGGTTTATAAGGAAAACACTTGGGTGTTGTCTTAATTCCACCCAATTAAAAATTGACACatgataattgtttttttaaaaaagaaatatcaaaatattattttttttatatgtaaaaGAAGGAAAATCACAAGACATAAGTGTAGTTTAGTTTGATTTATAATGTTAGTCATTaggtatatattttttatgttgagTTTCAATTGAATTCACTTTGTATTTTTAAGCATAGGTGCGCATTGgatttgtaattaaattaaaatagtatGTAATTCTtgataaaatacaataaaattgaACGTTGTCTTATTCTTTTAACTCAAAGAAGGATGAATTCAaccataattttcttttttgcgTCTTTGAAATGGTAATAATTGCATCTTTTTTTCACGATGTTCCGCAAAAATTAATCTCTAAATTGGtacacttttatttatttattttgagaaaaatgtACACCTTGTTGTTTGTTGCTGTGGGATTGGGAAAAAAAGTACAGACTTATCGTTTATTTGtataaggaaaatattttgtaaaaaaataaaatttaaaagaggcATGTGATCTATGTGTTATCTATTAGAATTAAGATCCACGTTAAGTCTGTTCTCTTATAAATACATCTGTATAACTCTATATGAGACAATTTAAACTTATACTCCTTCATTCTAAAGTTCTCATATCTGACTTTAGTATCGaagcttttttctttttgtttcgcAAGGCTATCTTCCTATAAGTACAAATTTACTGTTGTTGTAATGTAATGCTAGTCGTCTACAAATCTGGAAGCTAGTTGTTGCGTCGTGGAAACCACTACCTTGAAAGAAAATTCAGTGGTTGCTCCCCAAGATTAACATAATGCCTCCTTTAGACGTACATTTGTCAGATAGAGGGTTGGAATGATAGCAAGAAAAGTGTTTGCTCAGAATTGGAggagaagattggtgaagaaggaaaaacTGGAATAGGGATGCAAAGAACTAATTTTCCAGATATGAGAATTATGGGTTTTAAAGctatcaagaagaagaaggaggccAACGTCATAAACATTtggaaaataataaattcagatctgaaaaaaaagtaattgtgtcattaatttaaaacaattaatttttaagattttgaaaaaaagttaAAACTATGCGCAAGTGTACTTACCCAAACCCGAGCCCAACCTACTATTTGTCCGACTGAATGGAGACATACGTGTGGTGAAAGAGTTATACTTCCACCATCAACACACTTTTACAAGTGCCTAGAAGTGGTCTTCTATATATACCATCTATCTACTCCTTAATTCTCCAATGTGGGACAAGTGAAAGGTGCTACTCCCATGTGCCTTTGTGGGCCTTGGGCCTAAAGTGTATGTGGGTTATTCCCAACAGTCCCCCAAAAATGACCTACAAGCACCGAAAAAATGatagaaagaagaagataattatGAGCAATGGAATGATAGAAAACTTAAGCATCAATATCTTGcgatttgaattgatgcatagtgaCGTGAGACAACAATTGCATTCACAAAGGTGAGTTACCTCTTAAACTTTTGTGAATTCTGGTTTAAACCCCCCACGACATGTTTCaatctttttaatttctcttttgaTTCCACGATAaaattgttagggttgatgccttaatctcatgggtcttgtagttgtaattgtattatacaaacatttgatttatctaataaaataaagagatattttatttatcatttaatCACGTTTATCcacaaaaatcaataaactaagatccagaGTTATTttctgaaacttaaacatgtatatagaggcATACAAgcagatcatgtttaagtgataacataaatggtctgtagtagatggataaggctggtaCCTTATCtcagtgacactacgaatacgacctgctttgtagttgttacaattgttgtactaCAAGTTATcttatcctgatcatttatgtgtaGACATAtgagtaggggtgttccatgtAAATTGTTCgtataagatcaaaccatgAAATGTACagtctctctatataatattgttgatagatgagacttacatttcatcaagatggtcataggtgacttaacctgaatcctgagtcaGTTGTGAATTTCTGCCTATGAAGatgatcttttgatttgtatggatgagaacGATGCCGACTCAATATACCATTTTGAGGATCGTCTGATTAAaaagttgggaacatagctatatAAAAAGGAATTTGCTTATTTTCTATAGTTGGAGactgtagataaattgctccttaagagctgattccaaggcttgaacaatgtggcgccacaccctctcctggcctgagagtggtttggtcatagttggactatgacttattattcatcagagagattaatggtacttaagaagttagatgtaactattgTTGAGGCCTGGtgccttaaatctcatagggtcttatagtttgtaatcatattttacaaacatcttatttatttaataaatatgatgttttatttggcatttagttgcattaatccaaaaaccaatcaactaacatccaaggttatctaatAGCTAATAgatctaaaaaagagctattattcctagcttaattcgaaCTTGTTAGTGGATTTTGTAGGTAACaagcaaccaagaggtagaacTGGGGTTTTAAAGCTGatcggggttaatttgaagcaatttgaaCTTGATTTGAGCATCCAAGCTTCAAAGGAATCAAAAGGACCAAAATGCCCCTGTTAGAGCGTCACTACGCTCTTGAATTGCCTAACCTGACACATATGCAATGCTTGAAGGCAACAGCTTAAAGTGCAaggcaacattgcaatgctgcacCAAGCGTCATAACACTCTAGATTTTCATCAGTGCCACCGTTGGCACAATGCTCAACTTCGACGCTGAGGGACAGAAGCatcaacgttgcaacgctcttcaACAGCGTTGTGACACTACGACATTTGACAAACGAGCTTAAGGCGCGAGCGCGAGATAGCGTCAAGGCCAGTGTTGGACTTTTTGCCTGACGCTTCCCTTCAGCCGcaacaacgttgcaatgctattcCAAGCGTTGTGACACTATCCcaaattttttctataaattcaCCTCTTCGTTTAGGACAAAACCATTTAAAAAGGCTGAAAATGTTGAAAACCTCGTTGTTCTTCCATGGAGGCTGAAGAGATTCCTTGACTTTCTccttttcctttatgttttCAGTATCATTAagtagatttattttattttcgaaTTATGAACGTGTACTGGAACACATCCCAtcgatttgtctatgaatcgatgaggtaatctttcgtttagttcttggatcGAATATTCATTGTATTTTGATGAATTTTCTATTCCATCTTTATGCTTTAATCCATAATTATACTTTTCttgaatcttgtttaatttGGATTTGCTTTTATGTATTGGATTGACGCCCCTATCATGAACGCATGTCTTcgctagttaaattcaagctcACGCATCCTTGTAATCGTCCATGAtttgaatttacccttgtagcacatattagataagcatgcttaggtttttaGGTTGTCCATAAATCTTTGCATCACGCATTTGATctagatttaaagaataaattgattatttgaacacgGTTGTCTTGACatttaatcaacatagttgaatcttgaatcttaatgcatgtgtttctagttctttatgatCGCTGAGGAACCAATTGCATCTAGGAGCATATAGATTAGTTAGGGCACGATCATTCCAGCCTTAATTACGAATTAGGACACTTGATTAGTTTGGATTAATTGACTTTTAGGcttgtagagattagttaattcgcATCGATTGAGtagttatgcatgcataattcgaatatatgatatgttggctgaaaacaatgatttaatttacattaaatgGCTACTTGATTTGAGAACCACACGAATCCATTACTGTTTCATATATCCATTGCACTTTACTTTATCTTGCatgttttcaatttaaaaccaaaaaccaaacccccatttttactatttttccgcggtcaaatctaacccaaaagaaattaattctttgcttctctatggttcgaccccgcacttaccactgttgctacgttgtagtagtaataggagtagtttgggtattttataaattttcttttgttttagtTTGAAGTCGAATTATGACATCGATTCTCGATCCGAAcagaaacttaaacatgtatgtagagacatatgggtggattatgtttaagtgataacctaaatggtctatagtagatggataaggctggatacgttatcctggtgacacaacgagtacgacccgctttgtagatgttacaattgttgtaaagtgatataaatgatctaattttgatcattcatgtggagacatatgagtagaGATATAATATACAAAGGagtgtataagactagaccatgaaatgactagttttattatataatgctgttcataatagaaacttacatttcaccaggatgaccataggtaacatgaccagaatcctaagtaagttgtgaattcctgcctatgaaggcggtccttttatttgtatggatgaaagtggccagattgccgactcaataagcctaccattttggagattcgtttgactggggagctgggaacacagctacacaagacggaattcactccttccccaatgtcaaagtaagtagataaattgctccttaagagctgattccggggcttgaacaatgtgatgccacaccctctcttgacccaagagggtttggtcatagttggactatgatttattgttcattagagggatcagtggtacttaaggagttagatgtaactacaagggcaaaaggGTAATTTTtcactgtacttacgagcaatttgtgaagggtcattgtactgttgattgttatatccaatggacacagaaatatatctgtagtgcgaagagtgtagttatcagtctttagtggaatgcccaatagttaacggatggtgaataatttaattaaaagagtttaattcattattcacgtactgtttgagcttcaagctataggccCATGGGGTTCCCTTTATAGCTCAATGGGAATTAATGggaattaatttttggattaatttgacttgttcaaattaattgagggaattaattagatgtgatataattaatttaatctaattatatgatataattactgtaatttatttgatacattataatataaagtttatttgagaggaaataaatatttgaatatgattcaaatactaattatatgaatttgattcagataattaaatttaatataaatgagatttatattaaatgtcattggtgaGATAACAGAaagtataggttatatgttatatttgatataacatatagttttaatatatattatataataagataGTTATcatctaaatatatattaaattgatttatgaaaataaataaataagttttagtttattttaaaaatcattttgggagggagttgtaactcattccccctcttttctctctaatacaTGATAATGGGGCAAGGGGGAAGTgttgttcttctttttcctaGTGTGGTTTCACAAAAAGGATGACATATACACAGGAACGTTCTAAGAAAATCTGAACCCCTTCACTTCCTTtcatctctctcaaaatctgataactggcagaaatgcctgttattataagccttttatttagaattatgagggttaacAGATAAAAAACGTAGTGATAAtgcttagaatttgtgaaaatttgagttttgcgtcgataagTACCTAAAACCTCAttgacccaatattatgcgttattccatgccaaagtgtctatttttgtagctatcgcaagaatcaaacgcatgcgtttgtaataagcaatcacagacaAACTCATGCACTGAAGCCAGACGACCGCAAAAGATGAACACAAACAGCAACCCCATGTGTCCAACGCATGGAGAATgcggtgaacaaatagagattgcAGCCACGGattgacaaccataatagaagatcgcaagatgggtagaacgcgttgataatttcaactaaatttagctcggacgcataccttgggagtatcaataagataaggcgatgtgacaatgcccataccgcgacaaaagcaaCAGTGAAccataccttcatcattacaGCTGTCGGCATCCGAAtactataaatagcccttgagaccttcattttgagacattgagcttctgcctcaaggcagaagtttgtgatcacagatgagagtttgaaagagatttccagtgagaatttttcatctccacaacccagaccgagtgacgatcagagcattcgccggagatagagctcgagagagacatctccaccattcaaccatggcaccaccgacagccttgacgcagagtccttcatctcccttctaatctctgtattgtattacattttagctagagatataaagatattttgtgatcaatgaaaatcttaattccttcattaccgtcttcttcatctctatcatagtttatctttagcgtttatttatcaaagtcaatcgcatgcttaattgtgtagcctagagataggacacatgtagcaacccaccgagaggtgtgcgttgtgtgagtgtagtgagttaatcctctttgcttggtgaaaggctatggcaacgcctgtctatgggatgctgcattgcttgtctataagttaagtaGCCGCGTCTAACTGCTTGAGAAGATAAGGGATGGAACACACTAAGCAAGGTtcgtattgttcctagagataggcacaatcttatgctcgacgtaaccatgcactatagagatatagtcatgtagctgaccaccgagaggtgtgatgcattagtgcaacgagctgggattactaaggcgatttaagatagtaaacattactatgcgttattggttgttgtgtctctacttattctaattgcaagtcttctattgctcaatctgtttagtaggagtagaagtagtgtgtaaaacatttaaaacttcttcgctttatttttattcttattcatcgcctcaaacgcatcacttcaaaaatattattgagtgacaagtccttgtgtttgacctcgaattacccgagaaacttgcgtttgtgttatacttggcgcaagcgtaagaaaacCTGTGATAGGAACACGTGatcattgcatgctaagattaacgcatcatcattccgacgcatgacctcagacgcatgggagcaaacgcatcagttatgtctaacgcatgatttcatgttcaaacccatccgtccttaaatgataaaaataaaacaaaacaaaatgcgTCCCTAAATTATCCTAACAAAATCCCCCACTTCCAAAATAACCAGAGCCTAtaaaactcctggattctcgCCAAGAGAATACTGAGGCAATCAAGTGGTGGTGCCCATTGTGGGGTATCGAGTTCGGAAGAAGAGCATACACAAAGAAGATcattcttcaagggttagtactCTCACCCTAATCCTCTCATTTCCTTTCTgtttgcatgctgtaaatttatgATTATGCATAACATTTGTACTCTGTAATTTTGATtatgtgaaaataaattttggatcgATCTCCacgcttctgctcaaggaccttcaaaggTTCCTtcaattataggggcaaaacaataattttgtcccaactgtacttacgagcaatttgtaaaaggtcaacacactattgattggctatatccagtggacacataaacacacacacacatatatatagtgTAAAGAGTATAGCTGCcaatctttagtgaagtggctgacagttaatggaagttgactAATTTATTCaaaaagtttgattaattaatcgagtaccattagagcttcaaactatagatCCATATAGTCCCCTCATTAGCTCAATTGGGATAAAAATGagaaccgaattaattcggattaatttgaattgttcaaattaataaagaaaattatttatataaaattatatgagatataatttgaaagaaaaaaaatgtcaaacttaatatgaatttgattcatattaaataattaagatgatttgtttttatattaaattaaaaaaatacacatatataaattaaataaaaattagttttatttaatgacACGCAtgttttttaattacataaaaaagtTGTTAATTAAAgtacaaattaattaaatgaaaatcagttttatttaattatatgtattttttaattatataaacctttcattttcttctaataaattataaacttttcactttatttaaaaaattctctcattattatttggaagatgaaaagaaagattttttcattttccactTGCACAATTATATTTACTCCAAAATGCGTTGAAGTTGTAAGGTGATGAAAATATTGAAGTTGTTGAAGGTTTTAGAAAAgtgtttttctctcaaaacaacATCATTCTCTCTCCAAATTATTCAAAGAAACCCACAAACTCTCAACGGTTCTCTATCCCAAGAATACCGAAGTCCCCACGTGGTGGTGTCGGTTGTTTTTTAACACTTGTTGCTGTGTTTTCTATTGTCCGTGTTCAaaatttttggagaggaaatcaTGAAGAGACTGGTCTTCAATGGTTCGTTTTTCAAATCTTTTCTTcctctaatttttttatatatatgtgtgtgtgtatgtatatatatatgtatgtatgtatgtatgcatgcatgcatgcatgcatgctTAATTGATCATATGTATTCTGTTTTCGTCACATACATTCTTTTCGcgttatgtaaaattaaaattagaacgCGATTTTTTCTACAATGGGTACTCGTGTATCCTTTCAATCAGAATTAGAGCATATGTTTCCATTctaattctaattttcaaacataTACAGAATAATGGTTGGATTATTAATTCTATATAATTGTATGTTGAATGAGGTTTTCTCATTTGGATGTTTTCGAGATTAGTTTTAGATTTTTACTAATTGTTAAAGATAGTAAAGGAGCTGCGCGGAGTGTTGCGACGCTGCAAAcggtgttgcaatgctacacgGTTTGACGGTTCAACTTCTAATGGTTCGGATTCCAgttctttttcttcattattaattgtaataatttagtttgaattattttgatttaaataaattaatataagtttaAGAAACCAATCCCGGTCCAAATTGAAGCTTtattttatgaatttgatgtatttttcattgtatgtcataatgtatgtcatatagcaTAATCCCATCATAGGATATACATAtgtttatgcattttttttaatgtaaatgttataTCATAAAATTGCATgataaattaagcatgttcatgcatcatttatattataattattataatatatagattaGATGTATggatagatatatatatttttcattactttaaatatataagtgttatgtatgtaaTGGAAAAGGAATTACATGCTTTCATAAGAAGACCTATGTTTAATTCGATTAGAAATAtgcttaatcttttattttggtttaataggattaaattaaattcttgaataaaagattaaatgtgtaacaaatgtatctatttGGGACCATTGTTTAAGAACatttctgtctaggctggggtatttaagctgacgaaaatggaACACTTATACCTCAGaactgacctggaaggtgaattagatagatttgttatatGTATGCAACGAGTGATTCATGTTTATTAActgtttaataaatataaatcaacattgttaaactatccaaggtaaatgttactttgGGCAAATTTTAACAAACACTTAGTAAAATTATTAGCtgaattttctaagttaatcaaccctaggtaaaacacacagtgggagaaaaatgggtATCTGATAcctcattttttccttttacgtTTCTTCTTgaatgttcacactgtgagatctatgcttggcctcgaggcacttTTGCTTGTGTCCCTCTATAGgtggtgtttgcataggtcaatatcagGGTGAagggagagagtgtttatagtaagtagaaGCAGACGTATGTCAACACAAAccatggtctctctcattagtttatagtaaaatttcatgcATGACCTCGAGGcatctttgcttgtgtcccctaTAGATGACATTtgcttgaatttttttatttaaatctcTAGAAATGTATAGGATttctttaggtttttccccaatcggtTCTTCCCTATGGTTAGCCCATTGGGGCGAAactttagaatctaaaatgaggggttacacttacaagaaaatgttgaGCAAGTTAATATTTTATGGACCAAACAAAAATGACTAACAAATATATggacaagagttgttctggtgtaATTATTgattgagattgtctcaattcaatgGAGAGGTATCTAAACACCCTATGGTGCTTTTACCCTATCccactaaagtatcattgcaaaataaatgtcACATAGGTTACATTAGATGTTTTctaaattgattggttgattAGTTGGGTAAGCGtttaataactaatataaataaattatatggtTTCGACAATTTCATAATGACGAGCACTACTTTAAACATGCTTTCTGCTAATAAGTTAAACAGTGATAATTATATAAGTTGAAAATCACTATTAATACAATTCTCATTATTGATGACCTACGATTCGTCCTAGTTGAGGATCGTCCTCAAGCCCTAGCCACTAATGCATCCTAAAATGTTTGGGAGGAATATGAGAAATTGGTAATGAGGAATGAAAAAGCCTGAGTGTGTATCTTGGCCAACTTGTCGAAATTtttagccaagaagcatgaacccATGCTTAttgcccgtgagatcatggtaTCCCTTAGAGGAATGCTTAGGCAACTGTCCTCAAAACTCAAGCATGACTCtctcaagtacatcttcaatgccaGAGGAAGAAGGCATATCTATTCGCgaacatgttttgaacatgatggtccactttaatgtggtagAGATAAACGACTCTGTCATTGATGAGgctagtcaggttagcttcatcctgaaaactttacctgaaagtttcttACAGTTCTGTAGTAACAAGCTTGACTACAACTTGATCACCTTACTCAATGAGTTGCAAACATATCAGTCTTTGATGAAagttaaggaacaaaagggtgaGGTAAATGTTGTCTCGTCCTTGAAAAGGTTCCATAGGAGTTCGACCTTTGGAACAAAGTCTACACCTTGTTCTtttggcaccaaaaagtggaagaacaagaagaagggAGGtcaggggaaagctaaccccgCTACTGCACAAAAGGGGAAGAAGACCAAAGCtacaaagggaatctgtttccattgcaatgagaagggacactagaagaggaattgtcccaaatatttgacagaaaagaagaaagccaaagaaggtaaatgtgatttactagtgttggaaacttgtttaatggagaatgataattctgTTTGGATAATTGGTTTAGGCcccactaaccatgttttttctttatttcaaggaattagttcctggcagtAGTTAAAgtctggtgagatgacgatgcgggtTGGAACTGGGCCCATCGTCTCAAcagtggcagtgggaggtctctgaCTTTGTTTACAGAAATCTTACCTTCTATTAgaaaatgtttatgtagttcctgacTTAGAACAGAACTTGAAATCTGTAAAATGCTTATTAGAATAGTCATACACTATGaattttaatgtgaataaagtgtttatttacaaaaatggtgTTGAGGTTTGTTCTACAAAGTTAAAGTGTAATCTTTACGTGCTAAGGACATTAGTAGCACTATCCCTCCTTAATATTGAATTATTTAGAATTGTGATAACTCAAAACAAAAGACAAGaagtttctcttaaaaaaatgtCCATCTATGGTATCTACGATTAGGtctcattaatctcaataggattgagggTTGGTTAATAACGAACTTTTAAGTGAGTTAAAAAAGATTCATTACCAAtatatgagtcatgccttgaaggcaaaatgactaagagatcttttactggaaaaggtcatagagccaaagaatccTTAGAGCCTGCATATCTAGATCTctatggtcctatgaatgtgttaaagcaagaggagggtttgaatatttcatcatctttacagatgattattcaaggtatgggtatgtttacttattgcaacataagtctgaagcttttgaaaagttcaaagagtacaaggctaaagttgagaaTGCActaagtaaaataataaaaacacttcgatctgatcaaggtggagagtatatggatttaaaattccaagactatttaatgaaacatggaattgtatcccaactatCAACACCAGGTACAACTCAGCAAAACGATGCAGTAGAAAAA
This window contains:
- the LOC120088091 gene encoding 3-hexulose-6-phosphate isomerase, which codes for MASQSQASSLASRICSDIASIFSKPTQPHAPPLDLLVSELSSAAARKARVFLYGVGREGLMLKALCMRLAHLGLSSHQVFDMNAPPIAAPDLLIASAGPGGFSTVDAICSVARSNGGRVLLLTAQPENGSSVKYADVICYVPAQTMADDEESAAKCRPLLPMGSLYEGALFVLFEMVVYRLGEVLGESPEAVRSRHTNLE